The Oligoflexus sp. sequence TGCAATTTCAGGCCGGTGATGCCCTCTTCACAGAATCGTGGGTCGCAGCTCCGGCCTCCACCCAAGGACGGGATGGCCTCGGGCCGCTGATGATCACGCGGGCCTGTGCGAACTGTCATCTGCGGGATGGTCGCGGGGCTCCTCCGATGGATGCGAATGAAGAGCCGACGGGCCTTCTTGTGCGACTGTCTTCGGCGGAGGCTCATGCTTACGGGGATCAGATCCAAAACCGGGCGATCCCCGGTGCGGAGCCGGAAGCATCGGTAAAAATAGATTGGATCGCTTCCGAATATCAGCTGGATGATGGCACGCGCGTTTCTTTAAGACGACCCCAGCTGCGGCTGGAGCAGTTGGCCTATGGGCCTTTGCCGGCCGAAGTTCAGACCTCCTTGCGTCTGGCTCCACCTGTGCATGGCCTGGGTCTTCTGGAGGCGGTCAGCGCTGCGACACTGCTTGAATACCAGGATAGTGAGGATCGCAATCAGGATGGAATTTCCGGTCGGGCCAATGAAGTTTTCAGTCCGGTGACGGGAAAGACGGAGATCGGACGCTTTGGTTGGAAGGCGAATCAGCCTGGTCTGATCGAGCAGGATGCGGGGGCTTTGAATGGCGACATGGGCCTCACGACAAAAATTTTTCCGGCCGAGAACTGCACAGCTGCGCAGGTTGTCTGCCAGGAACTTCCCCACGGCGGAGAGCCGGAGGTCGAGGACAAACAGCTTCAACTCTTGGTGCATTATTCGCGATTTTTGGCGGTTCCAGGCCGCCGCGGTGCGGATGATCCTGAGACGCGTGCGGGACGCGCGCTCTTTTTTGAGAGTGGCTGCGCCTCCTGTCACCGCCCTTCCTTGACGACCGCGCCGGATGCTGTGCATCCCTTGCTGGCCAATCAGGTGATCTGGCCTTACACGGATCTTCTTCTGCATGATATGGGACGCGAGCTGGCCGATGACAGACCGGATGGCAAGGCCAACGGATCGGAATGGCGAACATCACCGCTTTGGGGGATTGGTCTGACTCAGGAAGTGAACAATCGGGTCTTTTTTCTGCACGATGGTCGGGCCCGAACATTGGAGGAAGCCATTCTCTGGCATGGGGGTGAGGCGTCTCGAAGTCGTCAGCATTACAGTGCACTGCCTGCTCCCCAACGGGGTCAGCTTCTGCGCTTTCTTCAGTCCTTGTGAAGGGCAGGGGCAATCCATGCCATACTTGCGAGTTGTCAGCGAGCGGGAGGCATGGAACTATTGCCCTGTAGGCCGCCTTAGGCCAGCACTTCATGAAAGGACGTACCATGACACAAGTAAGAGATTCTCTCCAACTTCTGATGGCGGATGCATTGGTCATGTTCACCAAGGTTCATAACTATCACTGGAACGTTCGTGGACCTCAGTTCTATGGAGTTCATGCGCGTACGGAAGAAATCTATGAGCAGTTTGCTGAAATCTACGACGACGTCGCCGAGCGCATTCTGCAGCTGGGTGGAACGCCTATCGTGACTCTGAAAGAGACCCTGGCCAAGGCCCGGTTGAAAGAGGAAACCGAAACCCGCTTCACCGTCGACCAGGTGATGCAGAGTCTGATCAAAGACTGCGAGCACTTCCTGAAAGAATTCCGCAACCTCTCCAGCATCGCCGGAGACGACAGCACCACCGCCGCTTACGCCGAAGAAAAGGTCGCTGAGTTTGAGAAATCGCTGTGGATGATGAAATCGACGGCCAGCTGATAGCCTCTTGAAATCCGGCCCCGGAGCCGGATTTCCCCGCCCTGGATCTATTCCCTTCGTATGCCTCCCTAAAAGCTTTATAATACGCACAAAGATCCTTTTTGTGATGGGATGGGGCATGCGGCAAATCCTTCTGGTTTGTGCTTTGATGTTATGGGGTTGCCAGCGCCTGCGGCTTGAAGTGGATGATCTGCGGCTTCGCTGTGGGGAGGATGCGAACCTTGTGGATGTTGCGCAGTGGGTGGAGCCGTTTTCGGCCTATGGCAAGCCAACGTCCAACCTTGTAAAGGCGGCGCTGGTACGGGATGATTTGGTCATGGAAAAGCTGCCCATTTCGTCCAAAGGCTGCGTCGCTGTTCCAGCAAACGCTGCAAGCTGGCGATGGCTTGTCGTGCGGTCCGAGGGCGGGGGAAATTTCGGGAAGGTGCTCGAAGCTTCGCCCGAGCGTTATCGACGTGTTCAACTGGAAGCGATTCCTTCCAGCTTCCCGCGCTTTGATTGCCCTTCGCCTGCTTCAAATTCCGCGCTTCCGATTAAAATCAATTACTCTGAGCGCTTTGCAGCCGAAAATCTCATTTTAAGTATGAGCCTCTTGGGTGAGAAAGACGAGCTGGAGGCTCAACTGAAGTTGGAGTTGGCCAGGCAGGAGGGTGATACTCATAGCTTTGATTTGACTCCTATCAAAGAAGGCAAGTTCGCAGCCA is a genomic window containing:
- a CDS encoding Dps family protein; protein product: MTQVRDSLQLLMADALVMFTKVHNYHWNVRGPQFYGVHARTEEIYEQFAEIYDDVAERILQLGGTPIVTLKETLAKARLKEETETRFTVDQVMQSLIKDCEHFLKEFRNLSSIAGDDSTTAAYAEEKVAEFEKSLWMMKSTAS
- a CDS encoding di-heme oxidoredictase family protein, which produces MRKLFACGLFLFLVLTTATQPLPADNEAEDVNLGGQATVFEKNSQAFSLPFPNLSGLERLQFQAGDALFTESWVAAPASTQGRDGLGPLMITRACANCHLRDGRGAPPMDANEEPTGLLVRLSSAEAHAYGDQIQNRAIPGAEPEASVKIDWIASEYQLDDGTRVSLRRPQLRLEQLAYGPLPAEVQTSLRLAPPVHGLGLLEAVSAATLLEYQDSEDRNQDGISGRANEVFSPVTGKTEIGRFGWKANQPGLIEQDAGALNGDMGLTTKIFPAENCTAAQVVCQELPHGGEPEVEDKQLQLLVHYSRFLAVPGRRGADDPETRAGRALFFESGCASCHRPSLTTAPDAVHPLLANQVIWPYTDLLLHDMGRELADDRPDGKANGSEWRTSPLWGIGLTQEVNNRVFFLHDGRARTLEEAILWHGGEASRSRQHYSALPAPQRGQLLRFLQSL